The sequence CTTAGTTCACTAATAGTTCACGCTCTGGTCTACAGTATCTAGCGGCAGAGGAATAACCTTTTCCATAACCATATCACAAATCTGCCGCTAGCTATCTTCAGAGATATGTGATAATCGATTCCATCTCAGCGAAGAGAAGATCAAAgaatttcataaatcttatgGCTCTTGGGCTCAACTAATAGACTTTGGGCCTGATTGGTTACAATTGTAGCTTTAAATTCTTGACTCTAGATTTTAAGCCGTAGACCTTGGGGCGGTAGCGGTAAATAATTTggttgtaaaaattaaaattttgaaaatcttaaaattgtgggatttaaaaaaaatgctttctacagctaaaaaaatgaaataaggAAATATTTTGGCTGTGGAAAAATTAAGGAAAGCCAAAGCTCCTAAAGGTTGATTGGATCCATTTTAAACATGAGTAATTTCTATAtttgttaatgtttttaaaatacaagTATCTAAAAAGCAAAGTGAACGATTGTTTTCACTAACATCAGTAAGTTTTTACTTAACAATTGGGTGTGtatttttagtaataaaattttCCAAGCAGTTAGTTAGATAAATGGAAGAAAGAGTCATAAGAGATGATAAAATACTTCAACTCAATTATAATTGTCCAATATTATACCTCAAGTTAACCAAAAAATGGagtgaaaaataattaattgagaCACTCATACTATTTTATGAATGATGAATCCATCTACTTTTAATAGAataaatttataactaaaatttaaagaaaaactatatatatatatatcgcttACTATATAAACACCAAAAACactttaaaagaatttttttttgtaactccTTTCTTAGTCATTAGTCAATAATTATTGTTTCAAATCTATTAGTAAAACTTAGCAACCAGGACGACCACTATAACATGTGCAGAAATGCCAGCCTTGAAATTTCCCAAGCATTTCGCTACAATCGCAACGCTTAGCTTTGAACAGTTTAAGTAGTTTCATATCGTTTAGGCACGTCTTGGTTCCGTCAGCGCCACATTTTCCACGGTACCTTTGTCCAACTTGACATCCTGTTGGTTTCCCTTGTCC comes from Camelina sativa cultivar DH55 chromosome 19, Cs, whole genome shotgun sequence and encodes:
- the LOC109131010 gene encoding putative defensin-like protein 238, whose translation is MKSITSFIVLCVFMFIVVNHVKGQGKPTGCQVGQRYRGKCGADGTKTCLNDMKLLKLFKAKRCDCSEMLGKFQGWHFCTCYSGRPGC